From the Halorhabdus utahensis DSM 12940 genome, one window contains:
- a CDS encoding PLP-dependent cysteine synthase family protein — translation MDDSILETIGSPLVEIDSPPGATVAAKVESFNPGGSAKDRPALGMVEAAERDGDLSPGDRIVEPTSGNTGIGISLVAAAKGYDVTIVMPADMSVERRRLMEAYGADLELIEGDMTDARDRADALEADEGMVQLRQFENPANPQAHYETTGPEILEQVGDREIDAFVAGVGTGGTISGTARRLREAFHDVDVIGVEPAENAVLSTGESGSDDFQGMGPGFVSDNLDRDVIDEVRTIELADAEAECRRLARAEGLLVGQSSGAMGVIAREVAAERAAPDAEEPPLIVTVFWDSGERYLSTGLFD, via the coding sequence ATGGACGATAGCATTCTCGAGACGATCGGCTCGCCGCTGGTCGAGATCGACTCGCCACCGGGCGCGACCGTCGCCGCCAAAGTCGAATCGTTCAATCCCGGGGGGTCGGCGAAGGACCGTCCCGCACTCGGGATGGTCGAGGCCGCCGAACGCGACGGTGACCTCTCTCCAGGTGACCGGATCGTCGAGCCGACCAGCGGGAACACCGGGATCGGCATCTCGCTGGTCGCGGCCGCGAAGGGGTACGACGTGACCATCGTCATGCCAGCGGACATGTCCGTCGAGCGCCGCCGGCTAATGGAAGCCTACGGGGCGGATCTGGAACTGATCGAGGGCGACATGACCGACGCCCGGGATCGGGCTGATGCACTCGAAGCCGATGAAGGGATGGTCCAGCTCCGGCAGTTCGAGAACCCAGCGAACCCCCAGGCTCATTACGAGACAACGGGGCCCGAAATTCTCGAACAGGTTGGTGATCGGGAAATCGACGCGTTCGTCGCCGGCGTGGGCACTGGCGGGACGATCAGCGGGACGGCCCGGCGGCTTCGTGAGGCATTCCATGATGTGGACGTGATCGGCGTCGAACCCGCCGAGAATGCGGTCCTCTCGACGGGCGAATCGGGCTCGGACGACTTCCAGGGCATGGGGCCGGGGTTCGTCAGCGACAACCTGGATCGGGACGTGATCGACGAGGTCCGGACGATCGAACTCGCGGATGCAGAAGCGGAATGTCGGCGCCTTGCCCGTGCGGAAGGATTGCTCGTCGGCCAATCGAGCGGTGCAATGGGTGTGATTGCCCGGGAAGTAGCCGCGGAACGGGCTGCTCCCGACGCCGAGGAACCACCGCTGATCGTGACCGTCTTCTGGGACAGTGGCGAGCGGTATCTTTCAACCGGATTGTTCGATTGA
- a CDS encoding response regulator, which yields MDQVTVLCVDDDPDLVALTASLLEDSNERFETITETNPRAAIKRVHEQSVDCVVSDYDMPEMNGVRLLESIRDEFPDLPFILFTGKGSEEIASTAIAHGVTDYLQKDTGNEQYELLANRVSNAVAQHRASQRAGNLDRIRGLVQDVNQMLVRTTDRQHVERRICEIIADADPYLLASIVEIDSNATGTGTVEANSGEDKRTETDVHVRTSAADSQKTTTIDKTDLDSVVECCPVDAAIESSSIETATRDHTESPATTFDSDSLSCAAVPIQYDGQLRGVLCLVADRGDAFDSRERNLIAEISEDLGHAIYRIELQDRQQRFERIISNLPVGVYRNAPLPDGTLLEVNPALVEMFDAAGKDELLGRPFRELYADPADREQFVSKLKRDGIVHDMQLEFETLSGEQFEASVTGITTVENDERYFDGIVQDISDRDTPAPERTAIPQQIQPDR from the coding sequence ATGGACCAAGTCACCGTTCTGTGTGTCGACGACGATCCGGACCTCGTCGCGCTGACTGCGTCGTTGCTTGAAGATTCGAACGAACGGTTCGAAACGATCACGGAAACGAATCCGCGTGCGGCCATCAAGCGGGTACACGAGCAGTCTGTCGACTGTGTCGTCAGCGATTACGACATGCCCGAGATGAACGGGGTTAGGCTCCTCGAATCGATCAGAGACGAGTTTCCCGATCTCCCCTTCATCTTGTTCACCGGGAAGGGCAGCGAAGAGATCGCTTCGACCGCAATCGCTCACGGCGTGACCGACTACCTTCAGAAGGACACCGGCAACGAGCAGTACGAATTGCTCGCCAACCGGGTATCGAACGCGGTCGCCCAGCATCGCGCCAGCCAGCGGGCCGGCAACCTGGATCGGATCCGTGGACTCGTCCAGGACGTCAATCAGATGCTGGTCCGAACGACCGACCGGCAACACGTCGAACGCCGGATCTGTGAGATAATCGCCGACGCGGACCCGTATCTACTCGCAAGTATCGTCGAGATCGATTCAAACGCTACAGGGACTGGCACAGTCGAAGCAAACAGCGGAGAGGACAAACGCACGGAGACGGATGTACACGTTCGCACATCGGCAGCTGACTCACAGAAGACAACCACCATCGACAAGACGGATCTGGATTCAGTGGTCGAGTGCTGTCCGGTCGACGCCGCGATCGAATCCAGTTCGATCGAGACGGCGACTCGGGATCACACGGAATCACCAGCCACGACGTTCGATTCGGATTCGCTTTCCTGTGCGGCAGTCCCCATCCAGTACGATGGGCAACTCCGGGGAGTGCTCTGTCTCGTTGCCGACCGTGGTGACGCTTTCGACAGTCGAGAGCGAAATCTGATCGCGGAGATCAGCGAGGATCTGGGGCATGCGATCTATCGCATCGAACTCCAGGACCGACAACAGCGTTTCGAGCGGATCATCTCGAATCTGCCAGTCGGCGTCTATCGCAACGCGCCGTTGCCCGACGGAACGTTGCTGGAGGTCAATCCGGCACTCGTCGAGATGTTCGATGCAGCCGGAAAAGACGAGTTACTGGGGCGGCCGTTTCGAGAACTCTACGCGGATCCCGCGGACCGCGAGCAGTTCGTCTCGAAGCTGAAACGCGACGGGATCGTCCATGACATGCAACTCGAATTCGAGACCCTCTCAGGTGAACAGTTCGAAGCCTCCGTGACAGGGATCACGACGGTCGAAAACGACGAACGCTACTTCGACGGCATCGTCCAGGATATTAGTGACCGGGACACACCCGCGCCGGAGCGAACTGCGATCCCACAGCAGATCCAGCCGGACCGGTGA
- a CDS encoding DUF5804 family protein: MARVCLLGSDDVPLRQTLLGHETAREALTTYDLAEPYHNAIELETVSLGAAVALLNDLNWYLVRYVDAALIREPSVTDTEWLSRDLATAIRDGEVTPETSGQYLMLYGVEQLQSAAEPTPNEPETGASDDGQPRFDTEAPRLVEPMYVTRTDGSIPTYDLRDVTETVVVRVTEREFTR, encoded by the coding sequence ATGGCTCGTGTCTGTCTCCTCGGGAGCGATGACGTTCCACTCCGGCAGACGTTACTGGGCCACGAGACGGCTCGCGAGGCGTTGACAACCTACGATCTCGCTGAGCCGTATCACAACGCGATCGAACTGGAGACGGTGAGTCTCGGCGCGGCCGTCGCATTGTTGAACGACCTCAACTGGTATCTGGTCCGGTACGTCGACGCCGCACTGATTCGAGAGCCAAGCGTCACTGACACTGAATGGCTTTCACGTGATCTTGCTACCGCGATCCGAGATGGCGAGGTTACGCCAGAAACGTCCGGTCAGTATCTCATGCTCTATGGCGTCGAGCAGCTACAGTCGGCCGCTGAGCCGACCCCGAACGAGCCCGAAACGGGCGCAAGCGACGACGGTCAGCCGCGTTTCGACACCGAAGCACCGCGACTCGTCGAGCCGATGTACGTCACGCGGACGGACGGGTCGATCCCGACGTACGATCTCCGTGACGTCACGGAGACGGTCGTTGTCCGGGTTACCGAACGTGAGTTCACGCGCTGA
- a CDS encoding tRNA sulfurtransferase — MHPPGADVVVVRHGEVGVKSDQVRMKMEFQLQENLNALLADRDLPGDTGCERNRLYIRTEASAVEAATAAAVDAPGVVSASPAVSVEPTMDAITDALAAAARACHDGGPFAVRARRAGNADTHDFSSRDLESEGGQAIWDAIENTGETPEVDLDDPAFTAFVDCRPDEAFVFVEKRAGPGGLPLGTQKPLVALISGGIDSPVAAWQVMTRGAPVVPVYVDLGDYGGVDHRARAETTVAALARRAPNFDLRLRVLDGGKAVEELVAETDDTRMLSLRRFMYRAAETVAREHDAVGIVSGEAIGQKSSQTTANIAATDGVTDLPIHRPLLTMDKTDIIEAARDLETYDDATVPAGCNRVAPSRPETAGTPASVTAVEPDDLLAMAESAARDPALVDVAAHSGKPPTADR; from the coding sequence ATGCATCCGCCAGGAGCCGATGTCGTCGTCGTTCGCCACGGCGAAGTCGGCGTCAAGAGCGACCAGGTTCGGATGAAAATGGAGTTTCAGCTTCAGGAAAACCTGAACGCCCTGCTCGCGGATCGCGACCTGCCGGGCGACACCGGCTGTGAGCGCAACCGGCTGTACATTCGGACCGAGGCATCCGCCGTCGAGGCCGCGACCGCAGCCGCTGTCGACGCTCCCGGTGTCGTCTCCGCGAGCCCAGCCGTCTCGGTCGAGCCGACGATGGATGCGATCACTGACGCGCTTGCGGCGGCTGCGCGGGCCTGCCACGACGGCGGCCCCTTCGCCGTCCGCGCCCGCCGGGCGGGCAACGCGGACACTCACGACTTCTCCAGTCGCGACCTCGAATCCGAGGGCGGCCAGGCGATCTGGGACGCGATCGAGAACACGGGCGAGACGCCTGAAGTTGATCTGGACGACCCCGCGTTCACGGCTTTCGTCGACTGTCGACCGGACGAAGCGTTCGTCTTCGTCGAGAAACGGGCTGGTCCGGGTGGCCTGCCGCTGGGGACCCAGAAACCGCTGGTGGCGCTGATAAGCGGCGGGATCGACTCGCCGGTCGCGGCCTGGCAAGTCATGACCCGCGGCGCACCGGTCGTCCCCGTTTACGTCGACCTCGGGGATTATGGCGGTGTCGACCATCGCGCCCGCGCGGAGACCACTGTCGCGGCACTTGCCCGGCGCGCGCCGAACTTCGACCTCCGGCTCCGGGTGCTGGACGGCGGCAAGGCCGTCGAAGAGCTGGTCGCCGAGACCGATGACACACGGATGCTCTCTCTCCGGCGGTTCATGTACAGGGCCGCCGAGACGGTCGCCCGCGAGCACGACGCTGTCGGGATCGTCTCCGGCGAGGCGATCGGCCAAAAGTCGAGTCAGACGACCGCCAACATCGCGGCGACCGACGGCGTCACTGACCTGCCGATCCACCGCCCGTTGCTTACGATGGACAAGACCGACATCATCGAGGCGGCTCGGGATCTGGAGACGTACGACGACGCGACTGTCCCGGCCGGCTGTAACCGTGTCGCCCCGTCCCGTCCGGAGACGGCCGGGACGCCGGCGTCGGTGACGGCGGTTGAGCCTGACGACTTGCTGGCGATGGCCGAATCCGCCGCTCGCGACCCGGCACTGGTCGACGTGGCCGCACACTCCGGCAAGCCGCCGACGGCCGATCGGTGA
- a CDS encoding methionine adenosyltransferase translates to MSERNIRITQASGQAVEDERVEVVERKGIGHPDSICDGLAEAVSQALAGAYLDRVGKVLHYNTDETQLVAGTSAPAFGGGEVIEPIYLLLVGRATKEYQGTRIPTDTIALEAAREYLDETFPHLDVGSDVIVDVRLGEGSGDLQEVFGEDGAVPMANDTSYGVGHAPLTETEQIVLNTERRLNGEYTDENPEIGQDIKVMGKREGDEIDVTVAAATVDAHVNDIHEYRDAVEGVREFVADLATEYTDRDVRVQVNTADDYEEGAIYLTTTGTSAEQGDDGSVGRGNRANGLITPNRPMSMEATSGKNPVNHIGKIYNLLSTEIAESVVAEVDGIRQLQVRLLSQIGSPIDDPHVADATIITADGVAISDVEDEVEAIIDEELADITGVTERVIDGDLSTF, encoded by the coding sequence ATGAGTGAACGCAACATTCGGATCACGCAGGCAAGCGGTCAGGCAGTCGAAGATGAGCGCGTCGAGGTCGTCGAGCGCAAGGGGATCGGCCACCCGGACTCGATCTGTGACGGCCTCGCCGAGGCTGTCTCCCAGGCGCTCGCGGGGGCCTATCTCGATCGCGTCGGGAAAGTGCTGCACTACAACACCGACGAGACCCAACTCGTGGCCGGGACATCTGCCCCAGCGTTCGGCGGCGGCGAAGTCATCGAACCGATCTATCTGCTGCTCGTCGGCCGCGCCACCAAGGAGTACCAGGGGACGCGAATCCCGACGGACACGATCGCGCTCGAAGCGGCCCGCGAGTACCTCGACGAGACGTTTCCCCACCTCGACGTCGGGTCGGACGTGATCGTCGATGTCCGGCTTGGGGAGGGCAGCGGCGATCTCCAGGAGGTGTTCGGCGAGGACGGCGCGGTTCCGATGGCCAACGACACGTCCTACGGCGTGGGTCACGCCCCACTCACTGAAACCGAGCAGATCGTCCTGAACACCGAACGTCGTCTCAACGGCGAGTATACTGACGAGAACCCGGAGATCGGGCAGGACATCAAAGTCATGGGCAAGCGAGAGGGCGACGAGATCGACGTGACCGTTGCCGCCGCGACCGTCGACGCACACGTCAACGACATCCACGAGTATCGCGACGCCGTCGAGGGCGTCCGGGAGTTCGTCGCCGACCTCGCGACGGAGTACACGGACCGGGACGTCAGGGTGCAGGTCAACACCGCCGACGACTACGAGGAGGGCGCGATCTACCTGACGACGACCGGGACCAGCGCCGAACAGGGCGACGACGGCTCGGTCGGCCGTGGCAACCGCGCCAACGGCCTCATCACGCCGAACCGGCCGATGAGCATGGAGGCGACCAGCGGGAAAAACCCTGTCAACCACATCGGGAAGATCTACAACCTCCTGAGTACGGAGATCGCCGAGTCGGTCGTCGCGGAGGTCGACGGGATCCGACAGTTGCAGGTCCGACTCCTCAGCCAGATCGGCTCGCCGATCGACGATCCACACGTTGCCGATGCGACCATCATTACGGCAGACGGCGTGGCTATCAGCGACGTCGAGGACGAGGTCGAAGCGATCATCGACGAGGAACTCGCGGACATTACGGGCGTCACCGAGCGCGTCATCGACGGCGACCTCTCGACGTTCTGA
- the cyaB gene encoding class IV adenylate cyclase, whose product MYEVELKVRADHGIVRERLLEAGADPLGTIRQVDTYYNAPYRDFAATDEALRVRREHAHGEETAKITYKGPKIDAASKTREEHEATVGDGETADAIFRGLGFEPAATVEKERHRYSLREFTVTLDDVTDLGEFLEVETDVETEADVEAARESATALLADLGLDPADGIRTSYLGLLLDDEP is encoded by the coding sequence ATGTACGAGGTCGAACTCAAAGTCCGGGCCGACCATGGGATCGTCAGGGAGCGACTCCTCGAGGCCGGAGCCGATCCCCTCGGGACGATCCGGCAGGTCGACACGTATTACAACGCTCCATACCGGGACTTTGCCGCGACCGACGAGGCACTACGAGTCCGCCGCGAGCACGCCCACGGCGAGGAGACGGCGAAGATCACGTACAAAGGGCCAAAGATCGATGCCGCGTCCAAGACTCGTGAGGAACACGAGGCGACGGTCGGCGACGGTGAGACGGCCGACGCGATTTTCCGCGGTCTCGGGTTCGAACCGGCTGCCACCGTCGAGAAAGAACGCCACCGGTACTCCCTTCGGGAGTTCACCGTTACGCTCGACGACGTGACCGACCTCGGCGAGTTCCTCGAAGTCGAGACCGACGTCGAGACCGAGGCCGACGTCGAAGCAGCACGTGAGTCGGCGACGGCGCTGCTTGCGGACCTCGGCCTCGATCCGGCCGATGGGATCCGGACCTCGTATCTCGGGCTGTTGCTCGATGATGAGCCGTAG
- a CDS encoding FKBP-type peptidyl-prolyl cis-trans isomerase — protein sequence MSDDTAADEADTEAEHDAESNGLQDGDFVTVAYTAWTVDGGDLVDTTSQEVADEEGVGEDQEFEPRTIVLGEGHIFPDVEDDITGKEIGDEGSVVVPAVDAFGEYDDEEVRTISANKIDEDDRYPGAAVTIDGEQGYIETIIGGRARVDFNHPLAGEDIEYDYEILDTVDDREEQAASLLDTMLGMELDVWFETDVEEEEEIVEEADDLEEAAEEGEDEDGPVTETVEVEKDTLYIEATPQLSMNQQWMFQKQQIAQQFVELLGVDRVIVQETLGEGGGMMGGMGGMMPGMGGGGGDLEDALEDADVDADELAEELDVEE from the coding sequence ATGAGCGACGATACAGCGGCCGACGAGGCCGACACCGAAGCTGAGCACGACGCCGAATCGAACGGCCTCCAGGACGGGGACTTCGTTACGGTCGCCTACACGGCCTGGACCGTCGACGGGGGCGACCTCGTCGATACGACCAGCCAGGAAGTCGCCGACGAAGAAGGCGTCGGCGAGGACCAGGAGTTCGAACCGCGGACGATCGTCCTCGGCGAGGGTCATATCTTCCCGGACGTCGAAGACGACATCACCGGCAAGGAGATCGGCGACGAGGGGTCGGTCGTCGTCCCGGCCGTCGACGCGTTCGGCGAGTACGACGACGAAGAAGTCCGGACCATCAGCGCCAACAAGATCGACGAGGACGACCGCTACCCCGGTGCGGCCGTCACCATCGACGGCGAGCAGGGCTACATCGAGACGATCATCGGCGGGCGAGCCCGCGTCGACTTCAACCACCCGCTGGCCGGCGAGGACATCGAGTACGACTACGAGATCCTCGACACCGTCGACGACCGCGAAGAGCAGGCCGCAAGCCTGCTCGACACCATGCTCGGCATGGAGCTCGACGTCTGGTTCGAGACCGACGTCGAAGAGGAAGAGGAGATCGTCGAGGAGGCCGACGACCTCGAAGAAGCTGCGGAGGAAGGAGAAGACGAGGACGGCCCGGTCACCGAAACCGTCGAGGTCGAGAAGGATACGCTGTACATCGAGGCCACGCCGCAGCTCTCGATGAACCAGCAGTGGATGTTCCAGAAACAGCAGATCGCCCAGCAGTTCGTCGAACTGCTCGGCGTCGACCGCGTCATCGTCCAGGAGACCCTCGGCGAGGGCGGCGGCATGATGGGCGGCATGGGCGGCATGATGCCCGGCATGGGCGGCGGTGGCGGCGACCTCGAGGACGCCCTCGAAGACGCCGACGTCGACGCCGACGAACTGGCCGAAGAGCTCGACGTCGAAGAGTAA
- a CDS encoding NUDIX hydrolase, giving the protein MTIVDLPDRDDIRTTETREQIDADAFADARESEPVQSGWVVVALTFDPAGSVLLIEEPWADGWLAPGGARQPGESLETAVTREIDEETGVEATPIAPRAVDEFTFEHERTGETVGWTLVCFEAIADDPTIDRDPSVDDEEITDIRWFEGLPENVFNPDLMVSAYEECVKGP; this is encoded by the coding sequence ATGACGATCGTCGATCTCCCCGACCGAGACGACATCCGTACGACCGAGACCCGTGAGCAGATCGATGCGGACGCGTTCGCGGACGCACGCGAATCGGAACCTGTCCAATCAGGCTGGGTCGTGGTGGCGCTCACGTTCGACCCAGCGGGCAGCGTGTTGTTGATCGAAGAGCCCTGGGCCGACGGCTGGCTTGCACCGGGCGGCGCACGACAGCCCGGCGAATCACTCGAAACGGCGGTCACCAGGGAGATCGACGAGGAGACCGGCGTCGAGGCGACGCCGATCGCACCCCGCGCAGTCGACGAGTTCACCTTCGAGCATGAACGGACTGGTGAGACGGTCGGCTGGACGCTGGTCTGCTTCGAGGCCATCGCCGACGATCCCACGATCGACCGCGATCCGTCCGTCGACGACGAGGAGATTACCGACATTCGCTGGTTCGAGGGCCTGCCCGAGAACGTCTTCAACCCGGACTTGATGGTATCCGCCTACGAGGAGTGTGTGAAAGGGCCGTGA
- a CDS encoding RAD55 family ATPase, whose amino-acid sequence MSDRLRTGIDVLDRKLDGGIPAGSIVALNATPASQAELFLYELTATRGTLYLSLDRAEQAISDSLEQSPTRTGQPTIRHVSGEAPLDNAGKLVSALPETSNLIIDPLDVLEAQEPPSRFRSFMNDLQNHIFNTGSLAVLHCLNGRSVPPLRDTTEHFADVVFDLNTTISNDEVENRLAIPKFRGGRAPTNVIKLDLVEEVSIDTSRDIA is encoded by the coding sequence ATGTCCGACCGGCTCCGGACCGGGATCGACGTACTCGATCGGAAACTCGACGGGGGCATCCCGGCCGGTAGCATCGTCGCGTTGAACGCCACGCCAGCCAGTCAGGCGGAGCTGTTCCTCTACGAGCTGACGGCTACTCGGGGGACGCTGTACCTGTCGCTCGATCGCGCCGAGCAGGCGATCAGTGACAGCCTAGAGCAGTCGCCGACCAGAACTGGCCAACCGACGATCAGACACGTTTCAGGGGAAGCACCGCTCGATAATGCGGGGAAGCTCGTCAGTGCTCTGCCTGAAACGTCGAACCTCATCATCGACCCACTGGATGTCCTCGAAGCACAGGAACCACCGTCTCGATTCCGTTCCTTCATGAACGACCTGCAGAATCACATATTCAACACTGGCAGCCTCGCCGTCTTGCACTGCTTGAACGGTCGCTCGGTACCGCCGCTGCGTGACACGACGGAACACTTCGCCGACGTCGTCTTCGACCTCAACACGACCATCTCGAACGACGAGGTCGAAAACCGACTCGCGATCCCGAAGTTCCGCGGCGGCCGCGCGCCGACGAACGTCATCAAGCTCGACCTGGTCGAGGAAGTCAGCATCGACACCAGCCGCGACATCGCATAA
- the pyrB gene encoding aspartate carbamoyltransferase yields the protein MRHDHIISAKQLSRSDIEEVLDRAAEIARDPTAFRQRHPGALLGLLFFEPSTRTKMSFSASIKRLGGDIVDMGPVEYSSVKKGESLADTVRVVEGYADALVLRHPMEGSAKMASEFVDVPLINGGDGAGQHPTQTLLDLYTIRENAGLDDLSIGIMGDLKYGRTVHSLAHALTNFDASQHFISPESLRLPRNVRYDLHEEGATIREHTALDTVLDSLDVLYVTRIQEERFPEESEYRKVAGEYRIDAETLESTRDDLTVLHPLPRVDEIDHDVDATSHAQYFQQAHNGVPVRMALLDLVLGGESA from the coding sequence ATGCGTCACGACCACATCATCAGTGCGAAACAGCTCTCCCGGTCCGACATCGAGGAGGTCCTGGACCGGGCGGCCGAGATCGCACGCGATCCGACGGCGTTCCGACAACGCCATCCGGGCGCGTTGCTCGGACTGTTGTTTTTCGAGCCGAGTACGCGAACGAAGATGAGTTTCAGCGCGTCGATCAAGCGCCTGGGCGGTGACATCGTCGATATGGGGCCGGTCGAGTATTCGAGCGTCAAGAAAGGTGAAAGTCTCGCTGACACCGTCCGAGTCGTCGAGGGATACGCCGACGCGCTGGTCTTACGCCACCCGATGGAGGGGTCGGCGAAGATGGCCAGCGAATTCGTCGACGTGCCGCTGATCAACGGCGGGGATGGGGCCGGACAGCATCCGACGCAGACGCTGCTGGACCTCTATACGATCCGCGAGAACGCCGGGCTGGACGACCTCTCGATCGGGATCATGGGCGATCTGAAGTACGGACGAACTGTCCACTCGCTGGCGCACGCGCTGACGAACTTCGATGCCAGTCAGCATTTCATCAGTCCGGAAAGTCTCCGCCTCCCACGGAACGTCCGGTACGATCTGCACGAGGAAGGGGCGACGATCCGCGAGCACACCGCGCTCGATACCGTCCTCGACAGCCTGGACGTGCTGTACGTGACTCGAATTCAAGAGGAGCGTTTCCCGGAGGAAAGCGAGTACCGGAAGGTCGCGGGCGAATACCGGATCGACGCCGAGACGCTGGAGTCCACCCGCGACGACCTCACGGTGTTGCACCCGCTGCCGCGGGTCGACGAGATCGATCACGACGTCGATGCGACCAGTCACGCCCAGTACTTCCAGCAGGCACATAACGGCGTCCCGGTCCGGATGGCCCTGCTGGATCTCGTCCTCGGGGGTGAGTCGGCATGA
- the pyrI gene encoding aspartate carbamoyltransferase regulatory subunit: MSDDQELRVSKIRNGTVIDHVNGGASMHVLSILGIEGGDGDTVSIVMNVPSDRLGKKDIVKVEDRELSQAEVDVLSLIAPAATINIIRDFEVIEKRRVARPDEVVGVLSCPNPQCITTEDEPVESRFEVLEDGVRCCYCDTIVRDDVAELID; the protein is encoded by the coding sequence ATGAGCGACGATCAAGAGCTCCGGGTCAGCAAGATCCGCAACGGAACCGTCATCGACCACGTCAACGGCGGGGCGTCGATGCACGTCCTCTCGATTCTGGGTATCGAGGGAGGCGACGGTGATACCGTCAGTATCGTGATGAACGTCCCGAGCGACCGGCTCGGCAAGAAAGACATCGTCAAGGTCGAAGACCGGGAGTTGAGCCAGGCTGAAGTCGACGTCCTCTCGCTGATCGCGCCGGCGGCAACGATCAACATCATCCGGGATTTCGAGGTCATCGAGAAACGGCGCGTCGCCCGTCCGGACGAAGTCGTCGGCGTCCTCTCGTGTCCGAACCCGCAGTGTATCACGACCGAAGACGAGCCCGTCGAGAGCCGGTTTGAAGTGCTCGAGGACGGCGTTCGGTGTTGCTACTGTGATACGATCGTCCGAGATGACGTCGCTGAGCTCATCGATTGA
- a CDS encoding NUDIX domain-containing protein: MTVVDDLWYRADLAEQEAEQTYHRLLDDRDDVMEFTRTRYVSRPRFETITERIQDNGLPYGAHMVVSRDDGALLLVRHDAVGKWVLPGGEVGPAESFREAARRELAEEAGIGADFDDLALLGRVQFYCNEYETWGVLPIYEGHATETSLTVADPDGEITDADWFRSLPEDTRDRDVLVRFRDRELDN; the protein is encoded by the coding sequence ATGACGGTCGTCGACGACCTCTGGTATCGCGCCGACCTCGCCGAGCAGGAGGCCGAACAGACGTATCATCGACTCCTCGACGATCGGGACGACGTCATGGAGTTTACCCGCACTCGGTACGTCTCCCGTCCCCGTTTCGAGACGATCACCGAACGGATTCAGGACAACGGCCTGCCGTACGGCGCACACATGGTGGTCTCCCGGGACGACGGGGCCCTGTTGCTCGTTCGCCACGACGCCGTCGGCAAGTGGGTGCTCCCCGGTGGCGAAGTCGGCCCGGCGGAGTCGTTCCGAGAGGCAGCACGCCGTGAACTCGCCGAAGAAGCCGGCATCGGGGCCGACTTCGATGATCTCGCGCTCCTCGGGCGCGTCCAGTTTTACTGCAACGAGTACGAAACGTGGGGTGTCCTGCCGATCTACGAAGGGCACGCGACAGAGACGTCACTCACGGTCGCGGACCCGGACGGCGAAATCACGGACGCCGACTGGTTCAGGTCGCTCCCGGAGGATACACGGGATCGCGATGTCCTGGTACGGTTCCGGGATCGGGAGCTAGACAACTAA
- a CDS encoding RNA-binding protein: protein MSSVPFHYVDLRAFCYATEDSARVESALRTLMPEDAELEQTASEGHHGDRILVHSTRLERADEIRHVLSQLGALEPSEREDLLAELEERVDDNTSFFLTLSKQAAFNGRVERGDGITLRGKVEAYPATKDRAIEHVREALETL, encoded by the coding sequence ATGTCGTCCGTCCCCTTCCATTACGTTGATCTGCGGGCGTTCTGTTACGCCACAGAGGACAGCGCGCGGGTCGAGTCAGCCCTGCGGACGCTGATGCCCGAGGACGCCGAACTGGAGCAGACTGCAAGCGAGGGACACCACGGTGATCGGATCCTCGTCCACTCGACGCGGCTGGAACGGGCGGACGAAATCAGACACGTACTCTCCCAACTGGGGGCGCTCGAACCATCCGAGCGCGAGGACCTCCTTGCCGAGCTCGAAGAGCGGGTCGATGACAACACGTCGTTTTTCCTGACGCTCTCGAAACAGGCCGCGTTCAACGGGCGCGTCGAGCGTGGCGACGGTATCACGCTCCGGGGGAAAGTTGAGGCGTATCCGGCGACGAAGGACCGCGCGATAGAGCACGTCCGTGAGGCACTCGAAACACTGTGA